Genomic DNA from Nonomuraea rubra:
GGTGGAAGCGCCGCTGGAAGGCGAGGATGTTGGAGTCGTCCGGCAGGTACGCGCCGAGCTGGTCGTCCAGCAGCCACGACCCGCACGTCATGACCCTGACCTGCTCGCCGGGGAAGTGCCGCGGGAAGAACTCCCTGGCCAGCGCGAACGAGGCGTCGCAGGCCGCCGGCGCCAGGGGCCCGAGGAAGTCGGGGATGTGCACCCCCAGCGCGGGCGACCCCGGCCCCGCCGGCATCCCCGCCGCCCGTACGGCCTCCCCGACGCTCGCGCTCAGCGTGTCGCGGTTGAACTGGAGCCGCCCCAGCGCGTACAGGACGCCCCTGGCGTGCAGCATCAGCCAGAACGGCGCGTGCAGGCCGCCATGGCCGTACCGCTTGCGGTGCACGGCCATGCAGCGGCCCAGGTCGGCCAGCGTCGCCCAGGACACCTCCGGCGCGATGCCCAGCTCCCGGTGGTAGGCCAGGGTGTGCGGCACCGCGCCGAGGAAGACGTGCACGTAGAAGTACGGCCCCAGCTCGGGCAGCGGCTGGAAGAACGGCGGGCCGTCCAGGCTGCCCATCGTGGACACCAGCGAGCGCACGCACCGCTCGGCCAGCCACCACTGCCCGCTGCCCGGCTCGGGCCTGGTGGCCAGCACCGCGCCGAGGTCCTCGTGCGGGACCGTCAGGCGCAGCAGCTCCGGGACGGGGTCGGCGGGCAGGACGAGGTCGGGACCGTCGGCGGACTCCAGGTGGGCGAGCCACTCGGGATGGGCGTGCAGCAGGGCCTTGACGTCCATCGGATCAGCTTAGCCGCCCGAGGTAGACCGCCCTGGCCTGCTGGAGCAGCGACATGTGGTCGCCGAACTGGTACGGGCTGGCCAGGCGGCCGTGCTGCCTGATCAGGGTCTCCAGGCCGTCCAGCCATTCCAGGCACCAGCGCACGTCCTCCCGCCTGGCGACCTGCTTGCCGTCCACGTCCACGTACACGGGGCTGGTCAGGGCGTAGCCGGTGGCGGTGAGGGTGCGCGGGTGCGGGTCGCACAGGACCTCGGCCACCACGTACGTGGGCGCGTCCACGCGCAGCTCGGCCGTCACGGTGAGCCGGTCCTCGCCCCTGCCCCAGTGCACGACGCTGTATCCGGGACGGCCGCTGGCGCCGTCCTCGGCGGGCAGCCGCTCGGCGCCCGCCCACACGCCCTCCGCAGTGCGGATGCGCACGGCGGTCACCTCGGGGCCGATGGCGGTGGCGGTGACGCTGATGCGCTGCCCCCGCCCGGCGTGCAGCACGTGGCCGGGGCCGTGGCCGTTGACCGACAGCTCCAGCCAGGGGCCGGTGGTGGCGAACGTGCGGCCCGCGCGTACGGCCGCGGCGAACGACCTGGCGGTCAGCTCGCCCTCGACGCGCGCGTAGACGCGGGCCCAGCCGGGCGGGTTCGACTGGGTGTCGGAGCGGGTGAAGGAGATCATCGCGTCCGTGCCCGCCGTCACGGCCAGCCGGTTGCCCGCGCCGAGCAGCCGCCTGTAGACCGACGCCGTGGCCGGGATCGAGGCGTGCGTGAGCACGTCGAGGCTGTCCACGAGGCCGAGCGCGGCGTCGGCGACCAGCTCCCGGGCGGCGCAGTTGCGCGGCACCGGCGAGACGATGCCCTTGGGCGGGTCGCCGTCGGCGATGGGGGTGCGGAAGGGGTGGCTGTAGCCGACGAGCGCTCCGAGGCCGCGCAGCTCGCGCAGCCCGTCGGCGTTGGGCGGCCAGTCGGCGTCGCCGTCGAAGCCGGTGTGGTAGCGGCCGGGGGCGGCGCGGGGCGCGAAGGCGTAGATGTGGCCGAGCAGGTCGTTGCGGTACTCCACGCCCATCCTGGCCACGTGGGTGGCGTCGGACCACGGCAGGTCCCGGTCCGTCCAGTGCTCCAGCGCCTCCCTGTCGTACACGCGCCTGCCGGAGACGTTGCCCGCCAGCAGGTTGAGCACGTGCAGGTCCTCGCCGTGCTGGGCGGCGGCCGCGTCGGCGGGGACGGCCACCAGGTCGCCCGCCCAGTTGAGGTGCACGTGCAGGTCGCCGCCGTACCAGCCGCGGGCGGCGGCGTCGTACAGGCGCGCGGGGGTCAGCTCGACCAGGTGCTCGCCGCCGGGGCGCGGGACCAGCCTGGTCCTGGCCTCGTCGTGCTCCATGCCCCTGGCCGCCGTGACCGTGAGCTGCATGCAGGGCACCTGGAGGCGGAGGTCGTCGCCGTGGAAGTAGGGGCGGCCGTGGTAGTCATAGCGGTGCGGGACGTCGGGCGGGAACCAGCCGCTGCCGTCGCCCGCCACCACGCTCCAGCGGCAGGGCACGCCGGCCACCAGGCGCAGCGTGGCGGACGGGACGGGGCGCAGGAGGGTGTCCAGGCGGACGCGCTCGCCGTCGACGATGATCATGCTGTCCTCGTCCACCTCGACCAGCCAGGCGCCGCGCGGGGGGAGCAGGCGCTGCGTCTCGTCCACGCTGACCAGGCAGGGCTCGTCCCGCCTGGAGTCGATGAGCAGCGAGGTCCGCTCCTCGCCGCGGCCGGGAAGCCTGCTGGAGGGCGGCTCGGGGAGGCTGGAGGGCGGCTCGGGGAGCGGGCCGGGAAGCGGCTCGGGGAGTGGCTCGGGGCGCGTCGGCGGGTCCGCCGGGAGCGGTGCCGCGGCCGCGCCGTTGTCGGACGCCCGCGTGCCGCCCGGCAGCACCACGAACGGCTTGTCCCTGGGCCGGCCGCCCTTGCCGTGCCGGTCCGCGTGCCGCTGGTCCAGGTGCCGCCGTTCCGGGTGCCGGTCCGGGTGCCGGTCCTTGGGGTGATCCCTGGGGCGGTCCTTGGGCCGGTCCGTCGTCGCGGGTGGGTCCGGGGGCAGCAGCACCGTGCGCGGTGCTCCTTCGAGCGTGACGCTCTCCTCCTCGATCCGCACGGCGACGAGGTGTCCCGGCAGCTCGCCGTCGAGGGTGTCGCGCAGCACGCGGTCGTAGTCGGGCTCGGCCAGCCGGGCTGCCAGCTGGTCCCGCGGCTCGTCGGGGTGGCTCTCGGTCACCGCTTCGAAGACGAGCTCCCAGAACCGGTCGAACAACCTGGGCGGCAGCACCCGGCGCCTGGCGAAGAACTTCACGTAATGGATCTCCGGTTCGCCCCAGGTGATCCCGTGTTCGTCCAGGAGACGCCCGTACTCCTCCAGCGCCTCCGTCACCCTGCCGGGCAGCATCGATTCCGCACCCATATGAGCCCTCCCCACTCGGTTGCGCGTCATCGTGACATGCATCACCCGAACGCTCGGTTCGGCTGCCTCCGCGGAGAGGGGGTTTTCTCAACCCCGGGGGATGTATCTCCACCCGGGGAGTACCGATGCCGCTCTCAATCCGGGCTCAACGGGGCCCCAATCCGGGTCAAAGCCTCTTGAACACGGACAGAATTTTTTCTGCGGCGAGGGCGGGTGTCAGCTCTCCCGACAGCACCTCGCGCTCGACCTCAGCGGTGATCGCCGCCACCTCCTGATCGCCGCGCAGCTCGGCCAGGAGCCGGTCCTGGACGAGCGTCCAGGTCCAGCGGACCTGCTGCCGGCGGCGCCTGGCCGGCAGGTCGATCGCCTCCTGGTGGGCCAGCACCCGCCGCCAGAGCTCGTCCAGCCCGGCGCCGCTGAGCCCGCTGCAGGTCAGCACGGGAGGCGGGGCCGTGTCGGAGCGGAGCAGGCGCAGCGCGCCCGACAGCTCGCGGGCCGCCTTCCTGGCCGGCAGCTCGTACTCGCCGTCGGCCTTGTTGACGGCGATGACGTCGGCGAGCTCCAGCACGCCCTTCTTGATGCCCTGGAGCTGGTCGCCGGTGCGGGCCAGCGTGAGCAGCAGGAACGTGTCCACCATGTCGGCCACCGCGGTCTCCGACTGCCCCACGCCCACGGTCTCCACCAGCACGACGTCGAACCCGGCGGCCTCCACCACGACCATGGCCTCCCTGGTGGCCTTGGTGACGCCGCCGAGCGTGCCGGAGGTCGGCGAGGGGCGGATGAACGCGGCCGGGTCCGCCGCCAGCCTGGACATGCGGGTCTTGTCGCCGAGGATGCTGCCGCCCGTCCTGGTCGAGGACGGGTCCACGGCCAGCACGGCCACCCGGTGCCCCTCGGCCGTCAGCCGGGTGCCGAGCGCGTCGATGAACGTGGACTTCCCCACCCCGGGCACGCCCGAGATGCCGACCCTGCGGGCCCGCCCGGACAGCGGGGTGAGCTCGACCAGGAGCCGCTGCGCGAGCGCGTGGTGGTCGGGCCTGGTCGACTCGACCAGCGTGATCGCCCGGGCGATCCAGGTACGGGAGCCCGCCCGCACACCCTCGGCGTAGTCCTCCAGCGAGTGCACCCCACTTGCCCCTTTCTTTGCGGTTGATCAGCCTAACTTCTGACACTTCTTGACTTTTGCCAGTAGGGTGCTCGATGTTCTGTCTCAGCCGTCACAGGAGTCACTCCCCTCATGCCCAATGTCGAACCCCTGCGCGAGGGCGACCCGGCAGCGGTGGGGCCCTACCGGCTGGTCGGGCGGCTCGGCGCGGGCGGCCACGGTGTCGTCTACCTCGGCCAGGCACGCAACGGAACCCCGGTCGCCGTCAAGGTGCTGCGCGAGGGGCTGGCCGTGGGCGAACGCCTGGTCAAGGACATCGCCGCCGCGCGCAACGTCGAGCCGTTCTGCCTCGCGCAGGTGCTCGACGCCTCGACCAGCGGCAGGCCGTACATCGTGTCCGAGTACGTGGACGGGCCCTCGCTGCAGCAGGCGGGCCGGCGCGGCGGGGCGGAGCTGCAGCGGCTCGCCGTGGCGACCGCGACCGCGCTGGACGCGATCCACCAGGCCGGCGTCGTCCACGGCGACCTCACGCCGGCCAACGTCCTGCTCGGGCCCGACGGGGCGCGGGTCGTCGACTTCGGCATCGCCGCGGCGCTCGGCTCGGGCATGAAGGCGACCAGCAACATCGTCGGCACGCCCGCCTACATGGCGCCCGAACAACTCGCGGGGCGGCCCGTGGGGGCCGCGGCGGACGTGTTCTCGTGGGCGTCCGTGCTGGTGTTCGCGGCGACGGGCGTGCCGCCGTTCGGGGACGACTCGCTGCCCGCGGTGATCAACCGCATCCTGCGCGAGGAGCCGGTGCTCGGGGAGCTGGGGCGGCCGCTGCGCGAGGTCGTGACGGCCTGCCTGGCCAAGGACCCGGCGGCCAGGCCGTCGATGCGCGACGTCCTGCTCCGCCTGACCGCCCCGTCCAGGCAGACCTCCACCCCGTCCAGGCAGACCTCCGCACCGTCCCGGCAGACCTCCACGCCGTACGCGGCACCGGCCCCCGAGCCGTCCCGCCTCCCGGAGCCGCCCGCGGCGCCGGACCCGCGCGACGCCTGGCAGGACACGGTCGACCACCCCGTCGCCCGGCCCCAGAGCCCCGGCCCGGGCCTCCCCCTGCGCAGGCGCGGCCCCGCGCAGCCGCCCGACCGGGCACACCCGCACGACCAGGCCCCATCGGCCGATCAGTCGCACCGGCAGGGCCTCGACCACAGGCCCGAGCAGGCGCATCAGCACGGCCTGGCCCAGCCGCAAGCTTCCGAGCCGGCCGTCCACCCTGGGGTGAGGCCCGAGCACGGGCGTGCTCATGCCGACCCCGGAGTCGCCCACGACGGGCCCGGCCCGGCGACCTCGCCGCTGCAGGCGCTGTTCGACCTCTCCTCACCGGTCGAGCAGCCACCCGGTACGCCGGCCGCTGCCGCGCAGCCGCCCGAGCCGGTCGGTGGCGCGGTGGCGTCCCAGGCCACGGCGTCGTTCGGAGCCTCGGACCGGGGGGTGCCGCTCGGCGCTCCCGTGGCGTTCGACGACCCGCCGCGGCACCCGCCGGCCGGGCCGGGGGACGGGCCGCACGGAGGCGAGGCGCCGGCGCCCAAGCGGCGCAGGGGGCGCCGGGTCAAGAAGGTCGTCATCGCGGGTGTCTCCGCCGTGTCCGTGTGCGCGCTGGCCGCCGCCATCGTCTGGCTCACCCCCACCACCCCCACTCCCAAGACCAAGAACGTCGCCGTGGTCAGCGGCGCCCCCACGACCTCGGCCGCCACCCCCACCCCCAGGCGCACCCGTACGGCCAGACCGACCCCCCAGACGGACGGCACCCCCAGCACGCTCCCGAGCGACGGCCAGGGCGTCTCCGGCACCCCGTCGGCCACCGCGGACCGGCTCAGGGTGATGTACGTCCGCCCCGGCGGCACCATGGCGGGCGACTGCTGGGCGGGTGGCGAGGTGACGCTCCAGGCGCTGGTACGCCGTACGGGCGCCCCGGTGACGTTCACCTACACCTGGCTCGTCGACGGCGCCGCCACGGGCCGCGCGACGGCCACCATCGCCGAGAACGGCCAGCGCTACCTGACCGCGCCGAGCACCCTCACCAGCACCGGCGGCACCCACACGGTCACCTTGCGCATCACCGCCCCCGTCACCGCCAAGCGGACGATCTCCGTCACGATGTGCGACGCGGAAGCCGCCTACTGACGGCCCGCGCCCGCCACCAGCGGTCCCGCAACGGTCCTACTGGCGGTTGCGGAGCTGTTCCAGCAGGTCCAGGGCGGCGTCCGCGATCACCGTCCCCGGAGGGAAGATCGCGGCGGCGCCCGCGGCCCGCAGCTCGTCGTGATCGCCGGGCGGGATGACGCCACCCACCACGATCATGATGTCGGCGGCGTCCAGCTCCGCCAGGGCCGCGCGCAGGGCGGGCACCAGCGTGAGGTGCCCCGCGGCCAGCGACGAGACGCCCACGACGTGCACGTCGGCCTCGACCGCCTGCCTGGCGACCTCCTCCGGCGTCTGGAACAGCGGGCCGACGTCCACGTCGAACCCCAGGTCGGCGAAGGCGGTGGCGATCACCTTCTGGCCGCGGTCGTGCCCGTCCTGCCCCATCTTGGCCACCAGGATGCGCGGCCGGCGCCCCTCGGCCCGCTCGAACTCCGCGCAGGCGGCGCGGACCTGTTCGATGTTTCCGGCTGATCCGGACTCGTCCCGGTACACGCCAGTGATCGTACGCACCTGCTCGGCGTGCCGGCCGAACACCCTCTCCAGCGCGTCGGAGATCTCCCCCACCGTGGCCTTGGCGCGGGCGGCGTCCACGGCCAGCTTGAGCAGGTTGTGCTCCAGGCCCGGCGCGGGATGGCCGGCGGCCTTGGTGAGCGCGTCGAGGGCGTGCCGTACGGCCTCGGGGTCGCGCTCGGCGCGCAGGCGGGCGAGCTTGTCGAGCTGCTGGGCGCGTACGGCGCTGTTGTCGACCTTGAGCACCTCGATGTCCTCGTCGGCGCTCGCGCGGTACTTGTTCACGCCGATCACCGGCTGGCGGCCGGAGTCGATGCGCGCCTGCGTACGCGCGGCGGCCTCCTCGATGCGCAGCTTGGGCAGCCCCGCCTCGATGGCCTTGGCCATGCCGCCGGCGGCCTCGACCTCCTGGATGTGCTCCCAGGCCCGCTCGGCCAGGTCGTGGGTGAGCCGCTCGACGTAGTACGAGCCGCCCCAGGGGTCGATCACCTGCGTGGTGCCCGACTCCTGCTGGAGCAGGAGCTGGGTGTTGCGGGCGATGCGCGCGGAGAAGTCGGTGGGCAGGGCCAGCGCCTCGTCCAGGGCGTTGGTGTGCAGCGACTGGGTGTGGCCCTGGGTCGCGGCCATGGCCTCGACGCACGTGCGGGCGACGTTGTTGAACACGTCCTGCGCGGTCAGCGACCAGCCGGAGGTCTGGCTGTGCGTACGCAGGCTCAGCGACTTCGGGTTCCGGGCGCCGAACCCGGAGACGAGCCTGGCCCACAGCAGCCGGGCGGCGCGGAGCTTGGCGACCTCCATGAAGAAGTTCATGCCGATGCACCAGAAGAACGACAGGCGCGGCGCGAACCGGTCGACGTCCATGCCGGCCGCGACCCCGGCCCGCAGGTACTCGACGCCGTCGGCGAGCGTGTAGGCCAGCTCCAGGTCACAGGTGGCCCCGGCCTCCTGGATGTGGTAGCCGGAGATGCTGATGGAGTTGAACTTCGGCATCTTCTCGCTGGTGTAGGCGAAGATGTCGGAGATGATGCGCATCGACGGCGCGGGCGGGTAGATGTAGGTGTTGCGGACCATGAACTCCTTGAGGATGTCGTTCTGGATGGTCCCCGAGAGCTGCTCCGGCGCGACGCCCTGCTCCTCGGCCGCCACGACGTACAGCGCGAGGACCGGCAGCACGGCCCCGTTCATGGTCATGGACACCGACATGCGGTCCAGCGGGATGCCGTCGAAGAGCTGCCGCATGTCGTAGATCGAGTCGATCGCCACCCCCGCCATGCCCACGTCGCCGGCCACGCGCGGGTGGTCGGAGTCGTAGCCCCGGTGCGTGGCCAGGTCGAACGCCACCGACAGGCCCTTCTGCCCGGCGGCCAGGTTGCGCCGGTAGAAGGCGTTGGAGTCCTCGGCCGTGGAGAATCCCGCGTACTGGCGGATGGTCCAGGGCTGGTTGACGTACATGGTGGCGTACGGGCCGCGCAGGTAGGGCGCGGCGCCGGGGTACGTGCGCAGGAAGTCGAGCCCTTGCAGGTCGGCGGCGGTGTAGAGGGGCTTGACCGCGATGCCCTCCGGCGTCTCCCACGGCTCGCCCTGCGGATGCGGGGCCTGCGGCGCGCGCTCGGGCAGGGGGTCGAGCGGGATGCCGGAGAAGTCCGGGATCATCGGGTCACCTCCAGGTCGTCGAACGTCTCGCGGAGCACGGCCAGCGCGTCGCAACCGGCGTGGAGGTTGTCGTCCACGCCCTCGTACCGTCCCTTCCCCGCCAGCCACACCTTTCTCGCGCCCGCCTTGCGCAGGGCCGTGGCCACGGCGGTGGCGTGCTGGGCGTACAGCTTGTCGCTGGAGCACAGGCAGGCGACGGTGGCGCCGCTGACGGCGAACGCGGTCGCGATCTGCTCGGGGTCCGTGCCGGGGCCGGCCGTCTCGGTGGCCAGGCCGCCCGCCTGGAACAGGTTCGCGGCGAACGCGGTCCTGGCGGTGTGGGCGGCGAGGGGGCCGATCGTGGCCAGGAACACCGTGGGGCGCTCGGGCTGCGCGTCGGCGAGGTCCCGCAGCCGCTCGAACGGCTCCGCGTAACGCACCTTCGGCAGCTCCGAACCCGGCCCGGCCGTCTCGCCGGCCTCGTCCAGGCCCGCCTCGTCCAGGCCCGCCTCGTCCAGGCCCGCCGTGCCCGGGGCGGACGGGTCCGGGGCGGCCTTTCGCCGGCGTACGGGCTTCTCGTGGATGTCGGGGTACTCGCTCACCCCCGTGATCGGCAGGCGGCGGTGGGCGATGTCGTCGGCGCGGCGGGCGCGCGTGGCGGCGATGCGCTCGGACACTCGCCCGGCGGCCGCCACGATCCCTCCGGCCGCCTCGATCTCCTGGAAGAACGCCCACGCGGCCTCGGCGAGGTCGGCGGTGCGGCGCTCGACGTACCAGGAGCCGCCGGCCGGGTCGATCACCCGGCCGAGCCCCGACTCCTCCAGCAGCAGCGACTGCGTGTTGCGGGCGATGCGGCGGGAGAAGCCGTCCGGCAGCCCGAGGCAGGCGTCGAACGGCTGCACCGTGACCGCCTCCGCCCCGCCCACCCCGGCGGCGAAGCAGGCGACGGTGGTGCGCAGCATGTTCACCCACGGGTCGCGGGCGGTCATCATGGCCGAGCTGGTGACGGCGTGCTGCCGCTGGCCTCCGGCCTCGGGGGCGCCGCAGACCTCGGCGACCCTGGCCCACAGGCGGCGCGCGGCCCGCAGCTTGGCGATGGTGGCGAACTGGTCGGCGGTGGCGGCGTACCGGAACTCCAGTTGCCCCAGCGCCTGCTCCACGGACAGCCCGCCGCCCGTGAGCGCCCGCAGCTCGGCGACGCCCCTGGCGATCGAGCAGGCCAGCTCCTCGGCGTCGCTGCCGCCCGCGTCGTGGTACGGCGTCGCGTCCACCGTGACGGCCCGCAACCCCGGATATCCGGCCACGCAGCGCCGCGCCAGCTCCACCCCGTCGTCCCCGAGCACCGCGGAGGCACCCAGGTTGCCCGTCAGCACGCCCCCACCGGCGGCGGAATCGCCCGGCAGACCTCCGCCCGGCGCGGCCCCGCGGGAAGCGGCCAGGCCGAACAAGGCTTCGGCGGCCTCGCGGGTCCGCTCCCCCGCCTCCAGCACGATCGGCGCCAGGTCGAGGTAGACATCCTTCAGCACCGCGCCCAGCTCGCCCACCGGGATCGCGCCGTCGCCGACCACCAGCCACAGCGACGTGACCCCGTTCTCCAGGTCGGCCAGCACGGCCTCCGGGTCGGCCACCGCGTGCCGCTGCCGCACGTCCCAGCCCGCGACGGCACGGGCGCCGCGCACGTAGGGGGCGGCACCGGGCGCACCGGGGTCGCCCGGCAGGTCGTCCGCGTCGTACAGCGGCGCGACCCTCACCCCGTCGTAGGTCTGCCTCGACAGCGCCTCCTCCGCCGAGCCGGCCCCGGCCCCGGACTTGCGCAGGACCTCCGCCGCCAGCGCGCGCCAGTCGTCTCGTGAGAGGGACGCGAACCCCGCTGCCAGTTCCATGTTCGGATAGTAGGCGGAACGGCCACACGCCAGTAACCCCGGGGTCGCCCGCCATGATCCGGACGGGATCACCCCGTGACCCGCCCGGGAGCCGGATTCCTCAGCCGGCGGGCGCCTCCCAGGCCAGCCGCCAGGTGACCGGCCCCACGATCCCGTCGTCGGCCACGCCCTGCTCCCGCTGGAACCGCACGCACACGCCGCGCGACTCGGGCCCGTACGCCCCGTCCACGGCCAGCTCGAACCCGCGCTCGCGCATCCGCCCCTGCCACGTGCGCACGTCCTGCCCCCGCGTGACCGGCGGGTACGTCAGGAGCCGTCCGGGAAAGGGCGGCGCGGAGGGCTCGGGGGTGCCACCGCCGGGACGCGGCGCGCCGCGCCTGACCCAGGCGTAGAGGGGCTCGCCGGGGCAGTCGGTGGCGTAGCCGTCGCGGTGCCCCTTGATCTCCTTGCCGGCGCGGCCGTGGTCCCGCAGGTACTCGACGGCGTCGAGGATGCCGTGCAGCATCCGGTCGGGCGGCTGGACGAGACCCGCGTTGCCGACCAGCCCGAGCACGGCGTAGTGCCCGGCGTTGAGCCCCGGCCCGTTGGCGGCGGGCAGGTGGTAGAGGCCGCGCCCCTCGAACACCTTCCGGTGCGGGCAGGAGACGTAGGAGTAGCCGATGTCGATCCAGCCGTTGCCGTCCATGTGGTAGCCCTGGATGGACCGGACCAGGGCCACGCATTCGCCGTGGTCGTCCACGATGCCGGGCGAGACCAGGCCTCCCGTGTAGTGGACCTTGACTCCTTGGGTGGAGTCGAGCTGTGTGTAGTCGCCGCGCGGGGCACGTGCCAGCCAGTCACGCCGCAGAACCAGATCGATGGCCACGGTGCTCTCCGGGGGTCGAGAACATGATGACCGAGCGTAACGCGGCCGATGCGGTCAGGTCCTCGTGATCCGCGATTTCGGCTACGGCCTGATCACCCGCTGGTCCGTCACGATCGCGCTGATCAGGTCGTGCGGGGTCACGTCGAACGCCGGGTTCAGCGCCTGCGTTCCCTCCGGAGCGACGCGTACGCCCCTGATGGTCACGATCTCGTCGCCGCCGCGGTCCTCGATCTCGATGTGCTCGCCCGACGGGGTGCCCTGGTCGATGGTGGACTCGGGCGCGACGACCACGAACGGCACCCCGGCCCGCTCCGCCCCGAGCGCGAGCGCGTACGAGCCGATCTTGTTGGCGGTGTCGCCGTTGGCGGCGATGCGGTCGGCGCCGATGAGCACCGCGTCCACCCCGCCCTTGGCCAGCAGGTACGGCCCGGCGGAGTCGGCGATCAGCCGGTGCGGCGCGCCCATCCTGGCCAGCTCCCAGGTGGTGAGCCTGGCTCCCTGGAGCAGCGGCCGGGTCTCCAGGGCGAGCACCTCGGCCAGGCGCCCGCGCTCGTGCAGGGTCTGGACGACGCCGAGTGCGGTGCCGCGCTCGACGGCGGCCAGGCCGCCGGTGTTGCACACGGTCATGATCCGCAGGCGGTCGCCTTCGAGCAGGTCCGCGCCGCGTTCGCCCATGGCGCGGCAGGCGG
This window encodes:
- the meaB gene encoding methylmalonyl Co-A mutase-associated GTPase MeaB, coding for MHSLEDYAEGVRAGSRTWIARAITLVESTRPDHHALAQRLLVELTPLSGRARRVGISGVPGVGKSTFIDALGTRLTAEGHRVAVLAVDPSSTRTGGSILGDKTRMSRLAADPAAFIRPSPTSGTLGGVTKATREAMVVVEAAGFDVVLVETVGVGQSETAVADMVDTFLLLTLARTGDQLQGIKKGVLELADVIAVNKADGEYELPARKAARELSGALRLLRSDTAPPPVLTCSGLSGAGLDELWRRVLAHQEAIDLPARRRRQQVRWTWTLVQDRLLAELRGDQEVAAITAEVEREVLSGELTPALAAEKILSVFKRL
- a CDS encoding CehA/McbA family metallohydrolase, whose translation is MGAESMLPGRVTEALEEYGRLLDEHGITWGEPEIHYVKFFARRRVLPPRLFDRFWELVFEAVTESHPDEPRDQLAARLAEPDYDRVLRDTLDGELPGHLVAVRIEEESVTLEGAPRTVLLPPDPPATTDRPKDRPRDHPKDRHPDRHPERRHLDQRHADRHGKGGRPRDKPFVVLPGGTRASDNGAAAAPLPADPPTRPEPLPEPLPGPLPEPPSSLPEPPSSRLPGRGEERTSLLIDSRRDEPCLVSVDETQRLLPPRGAWLVEVDEDSMIIVDGERVRLDTLLRPVPSATLRLVAGVPCRWSVVAGDGSGWFPPDVPHRYDYHGRPYFHGDDLRLQVPCMQLTVTAARGMEHDEARTRLVPRPGGEHLVELTPARLYDAAARGWYGGDLHVHLNWAGDLVAVPADAAAAQHGEDLHVLNLLAGNVSGRRVYDREALEHWTDRDLPWSDATHVARMGVEYRNDLLGHIYAFAPRAAPGRYHTGFDGDADWPPNADGLRELRGLGALVGYSHPFRTPIADGDPPKGIVSPVPRNCAARELVADAALGLVDSLDVLTHASIPATASVYRRLLGAGNRLAVTAGTDAMISFTRSDTQSNPPGWARVYARVEGELTARSFAAAVRAGRTFATTGPWLELSVNGHGPGHVLHAGRGQRISVTATAIGPEVTAVRIRTAEGVWAGAERLPAEDGASGRPGYSVVHWGRGEDRLTVTAELRVDAPTYVVAEVLCDPHPRTLTATGYALTSPVYVDVDGKQVARREDVRWCLEWLDGLETLIRQHGRLASPYQFGDHMSLLQQARAVYLGRLS
- the scpA gene encoding methylmalonyl-CoA mutase — translated: MIPDFSGIPLDPLPERAPQAPHPQGEPWETPEGIAVKPLYTAADLQGLDFLRTYPGAAPYLRGPYATMYVNQPWTIRQYAGFSTAEDSNAFYRRNLAAGQKGLSVAFDLATHRGYDSDHPRVAGDVGMAGVAIDSIYDMRQLFDGIPLDRMSVSMTMNGAVLPVLALYVVAAEEQGVAPEQLSGTIQNDILKEFMVRNTYIYPPAPSMRIISDIFAYTSEKMPKFNSISISGYHIQEAGATCDLELAYTLADGVEYLRAGVAAGMDVDRFAPRLSFFWCIGMNFFMEVAKLRAARLLWARLVSGFGARNPKSLSLRTHSQTSGWSLTAQDVFNNVARTCVEAMAATQGHTQSLHTNALDEALALPTDFSARIARNTQLLLQQESGTTQVIDPWGGSYYVERLTHDLAERAWEHIQEVEAAGGMAKAIEAGLPKLRIEEAAARTQARIDSGRQPVIGVNKYRASADEDIEVLKVDNSAVRAQQLDKLARLRAERDPEAVRHALDALTKAAGHPAPGLEHNLLKLAVDAARAKATVGEISDALERVFGRHAEQVRTITGVYRDESGSAGNIEQVRAACAEFERAEGRRPRILVAKMGQDGHDRGQKVIATAFADLGFDVDVGPLFQTPEEVARQAVEADVHVVGVSSLAAGHLTLVPALRAALAELDAADIMIVVGGVIPPGDHDELRAAGAAAIFPPGTVIADAALDLLEQLRNRQ
- a CDS encoding acyltransferase domain-containing protein, with amino-acid sequence MDVKALLHAHPEWLAHLESADGPDLVLPADPVPELLRLTVPHEDLGAVLATRPEPGSGQWWLAERCVRSLVSTMGSLDGPPFFQPLPELGPYFYVHVFLGAVPHTLAYHRELGIAPEVSWATLADLGRCMAVHRKRYGHGGLHAPFWLMLHARGVLYALGRLQFNRDTLSASVGEAVRAAGMPAGPGSPALGVHIPDFLGPLAPAACDASFALAREFFPRHFPGEQVRVMTCGSWLLDDQLGAYLPDDSNILAFQRRFHLLERFGDGDMLGFVYGEHAGDPAALPRRTRLERAIADHLAAGGTWYGRLGWLPF
- a CDS encoding serine/threonine-protein kinase, translating into MPNVEPLREGDPAAVGPYRLVGRLGAGGHGVVYLGQARNGTPVAVKVLREGLAVGERLVKDIAAARNVEPFCLAQVLDASTSGRPYIVSEYVDGPSLQQAGRRGGAELQRLAVATATALDAIHQAGVVHGDLTPANVLLGPDGARVVDFGIAAALGSGMKATSNIVGTPAYMAPEQLAGRPVGAAADVFSWASVLVFAATGVPPFGDDSLPAVINRILREEPVLGELGRPLREVVTACLAKDPAARPSMRDVLLRLTAPSRQTSTPSRQTSAPSRQTSTPYAAPAPEPSRLPEPPAAPDPRDAWQDTVDHPVARPQSPGPGLPLRRRGPAQPPDRAHPHDQAPSADQSHRQGLDHRPEQAHQHGLAQPQASEPAVHPGVRPEHGRAHADPGVAHDGPGPATSPLQALFDLSSPVEQPPGTPAAAAQPPEPVGGAVASQATASFGASDRGVPLGAPVAFDDPPRHPPAGPGDGPHGGEAPAPKRRRGRRVKKVVIAGVSAVSVCALAAAIVWLTPTTPTPKTKNVAVVSGAPTTSAATPTPRRTRTARPTPQTDGTPSTLPSDGQGVSGTPSATADRLRVMYVRPGGTMAGDCWAGGEVTLQALVRRTGAPVTFTYTWLVDGAATGRATATIAENGQRYLTAPSTLTSTGGTHTVTLRITAPVTAKRTISVTMCDAEAAY
- a CDS encoding methylmalonyl-CoA mutase family protein, translated to MELAAGFASLSRDDWRALAAEVLRKSGAGAGSAEEALSRQTYDGVRVAPLYDADDLPGDPGAPGAAPYVRGARAVAGWDVRQRHAVADPEAVLADLENGVTSLWLVVGDGAIPVGELGAVLKDVYLDLAPIVLEAGERTREAAEALFGLAASRGAAPGGGLPGDSAAGGGVLTGNLGASAVLGDDGVELARRCVAGYPGLRAVTVDATPYHDAGGSDAEELACSIARGVAELRALTGGGLSVEQALGQLEFRYAATADQFATIAKLRAARRLWARVAEVCGAPEAGGQRQHAVTSSAMMTARDPWVNMLRTTVACFAAGVGGAEAVTVQPFDACLGLPDGFSRRIARNTQSLLLEESGLGRVIDPAGGSWYVERRTADLAEAAWAFFQEIEAAGGIVAAAGRVSERIAATRARRADDIAHRRLPITGVSEYPDIHEKPVRRRKAAPDPSAPGTAGLDEAGLDEAGLDEAGETAGPGSELPKVRYAEPFERLRDLADAQPERPTVFLATIGPLAAHTARTAFAANLFQAGGLATETAGPGTDPEQIATAFAVSGATVACLCSSDKLYAQHATAVATALRKAGARKVWLAGKGRYEGVDDNLHAGCDALAVLRETFDDLEVTR